Proteins encoded within one genomic window of Ranitomeya variabilis isolate aRanVar5 chromosome 4, aRanVar5.hap1, whole genome shotgun sequence:
- the LOC143767044 gene encoding gastrula zinc finger protein XlCGF66.1-like, translating into MDRDKNKMAERILHLILEILYRLTGEDFTIVKKTSTERCQAPVCEEWGRPSSPITVPPPHPLSHQDINDQKILELTYKMIELLTGEVPIRCQDVAVYFSMEEWEYLEGHKDLYKDVMMEVPQPLTSPVVSSKRTKPERCPRPLLPWDCKQENPNVPQDHQVDGEKMS; encoded by the exons ATGGATAGAGATAagaacaagatggcggagaggatattacacctcatccTAGAGATCCTctaccggcttactggagag gattttacaatagtgaagaagacctctactgagcgctgtcaggcccctgtgtgtgAGGAATGGGGAAGACCCTCGAGTCCAATCACggtgcctccacctcaccccctgtctcatcaggacatcaatgaccagaagatcctagaactcacctacaagatgattgagctgctgactggagag gttcccataaggtgtcaggatgtcgctgtctatttctccatggaggagtgggagtatttagaaggacacaaagatctgtacaaggacgtcatgatggaggttccccagcccctcacatcaccag ttgtatccagtaagaggacaaaaccagagagatgtccccgtcctcttcttccatgggactgtaaacaagaaaaccccaatgttcctcaggatcatcaggtagatggagagaagatgtcatga